A window of the Acidithiobacillus thiooxidans ATCC 19377 genome harbors these coding sequences:
- a CDS encoding ATP-binding protein, protein MIASQVEVVIHVNSALDEGASGPLLTCLREIPGVIQVSFDPKQEHLVVVQYQPNITSSKDLLQGVLKSGHQAQLIGL, encoded by the coding sequence ATGATTGCATCCCAAGTTGAAGTCGTGATCCACGTTAACAGCGCATTGGATGAAGGCGCTTCAGGTCCTCTATTGACTTGTCTGCGTGAAATTCCAGGGGTTATCCAAGTGAGCTTCGATCCCAAACAGGAACATCTGGTTGTTGTGCAGTATCAACCGAACATCACATCGTCAAAGGATCTGCTGCAAGGTGTTTTGAAGAGCGGTCATCAGGCTCAGTTGATAGGATTGTAG
- a CDS encoding zf-HC2 domain-containing protein — MKKRFMLTCQDASRLLSKGQEHTLPFRERWALKIHLFFCVSCRNYARQIGWIDQVFHLVAHQWNTYHLSHEAKERIRESLKKAEPGLGCDHSKEEDHL; from the coding sequence TTGAAAAAGCGTTTTATGCTGACTTGCCAGGATGCCTCAAGACTCCTGTCTAAAGGTCAGGAACACACATTGCCCTTTCGCGAACGCTGGGCACTCAAAATACATCTTTTTTTCTGTGTCTCCTGTCGCAACTATGCCCGACAAATCGGTTGGATAGACCAAGTTTTTCACCTGGTCGCTCATCAATGGAACACCTATCACCTGAGCCACGAGGCTAAAGAACGTATTCGTGAGTCGTTAAAAAAAGCCGAGCCAGGATTGGGTTGTGATCACAGCAAAGAGGAGGACCACCTATGA
- a CDS encoding MerR family transcriptional regulator — translation MKLGNSQDLTQAKKMKPLKIGEAASLLSTSTRTLRFYEEQGILAPVKTAKGVRLYTNDDIQIIRVVQRLAALGVALRDIAELATIRSCSQTGHQASHKVFDLLEALQRSTEWKKKECELVLEEIAKTTRLVKQCFGCENPPTYLGCAQCPVASNVGDSRLLQLIWDKDRRVS, via the coding sequence ATGAAGCTGGGCAACAGTCAAGATTTAACTCAGGCTAAGAAGATGAAGCCTTTGAAGATTGGTGAGGCAGCAAGTCTGCTCAGCACCTCAACCCGTACGCTTCGTTTCTATGAGGAGCAGGGAATCCTGGCACCGGTGAAGACGGCAAAAGGTGTGCGTCTGTACACAAATGATGATATTCAGATCATCCGCGTAGTTCAGCGCTTGGCTGCTCTGGGTGTCGCGCTGCGGGACATCGCCGAACTAGCAACCATTCGTTCCTGCAGTCAGACCGGGCATCAGGCGAGTCATAAAGTATTCGACTTGCTTGAAGCATTGCAGCGAAGTACGGAATGGAAAAAGAAGGAATGCGAGCTCGTGCTGGAAGAAATTGCCAAGACAACTCGACTCGTGAAACAATGTTTTGGTTGCGAAAATCCGCCGACATATCTTGGCTGCGCGCAATGCCCGGTCGCCAGCAACGTCGGTGATTCACGCTTACTACAGCTGATTTGGGATAAGGACAGGAGGGTGTCATGA
- a CDS encoding sigma-70 family RNA polymerase sigma factor: MFACAHLGMDDFYGRGLVLNDKNNVNTQKNTPEDQSPRACHPEQWLDQYGDGLYRRALFRTSSAEVAEDLVQEALLAAWQCREKFSGEAQERTWLYGILEHKIQDYYRRNARTPKISNLEVDDQDSDIEASAFQSNGTWASKPGAWGRDPQEAAESKDFMRIIQGCLNELPEQQRSAFMLREWYGEEIALCAKTLAVTANHLSVLLHRARLQISRCLEFRFAGGEQH; the protein is encoded by the coding sequence ATTTGGGCATGGATGATTTCTATGGACGGGGTCTGGTCTTGAATGACAAAAACAATGTGAATACCCAAAAAAATACCCCAGAAGATCAGTCGCCCCGCGCCTGTCATCCTGAACAATGGTTGGATCAATATGGTGACGGCCTCTACCGACGGGCACTTTTTAGAACAAGCAGTGCCGAAGTGGCAGAAGATCTTGTGCAAGAAGCTCTATTGGCGGCATGGCAATGTCGTGAAAAATTTTCCGGGGAAGCGCAGGAGCGCACTTGGCTCTATGGTATTTTGGAACATAAAATTCAGGATTATTATCGTCGGAACGCGCGGACCCCGAAAATCAGTAATCTGGAAGTCGATGATCAGGATTCGGACATTGAGGCATCGGCGTTTCAAAGTAATGGTACTTGGGCCAGCAAACCCGGCGCATGGGGTCGTGACCCACAAGAGGCTGCGGAATCTAAAGACTTTATGCGCATTATTCAAGGCTGTTTAAATGAGCTTCCAGAGCAGCAGCGTTCTGCATTTATGTTGCGCGAATGGTATGGCGAAGAGATTGCACTTTGTGCAAAAACGCTGGCTGTCACCGCCAATCATCTCTCTGTTTTACTCCATCGCGCACGACTCCAAATCAGTCGCTGCCTGGAATTTCGATTTGCAGGAGGAGAACAACATTGA
- a CDS encoding glutaredoxin family protein: MYDPVLLYTSPGCPDCAAVRRYLEEHHVAYEERDVTAPGVAEEAKSRYGVRVAPITVIGCEAVWGTFAHQKPRLDELLTKP; encoded by the coding sequence ATGTATGATCCCGTGTTGCTTTACACGAGTCCCGGCTGCCCCGACTGCGCTGCCGTGCGCCGTTACCTCGAAGAACACCATGTCGCATATGAGGAACGTGACGTGACGGCTCCCGGCGTGGCTGAGGAAGCCAAATCACGCTATGGGGTGCGGGTCGCGCCAATCACGGTGATCGGCTGCGAGGCTGTATGGGGAACATTTGCTCATCAAAAGCCACGACTTGATGAGCTGCTGACCAAGCCCTAA